The segment TCAGTTCTTGAAGTTCCTTTAAAGTACTCATTGGTTTAAATTGCTTTAGTTCTTCTTCAATAACATCATCCGATTTTCCTTCTAGTTTTTTATACTCTTTTGCGTAATCTAATACACCTTGATACATGACTTCTTCACTTTTTATATACATGGGTGCACACATAGGGACAATACCCTTTACAGGCACAGTATAACCAAGTTTTAAGGAGAACACCCCTCCAAGAGACAAACCGCAAACGGCAATTTCTTCATATCCGAGGGATTTAAGATGGTCATAGCCTTGCATCACATCTTTCCACCAATCTTTGGGACCACTATCAACAAGTTCTTCAGGTGGAACTCCATGTCCCTTATACTGTGGTGCGTGAGAAGTATATCCCTTTTTTTCTAAAAACCGCGCTAGCATTCGAACATCCGCAGAATTCCCCGTAAATCCATGAAGTAATAAAACAGCTCTTTTTCCAGCTTCGAATGTAAACGGTTTGGGTGGTTTCACTTTCATTGTTGTAACTCCTTTTTCCATACTATCTATAGTTTTATCAGTTCTTCTTGCTGTCATCCAATTTAATGACTCGAAGCATTTTATGTATCCTCTAGGAAAAAATTAACACCTAGGGAAAGCATGAAAAAAACCTGACCAATAGGCCAGGCTGGCTTTCTTCTTATAATTTGAAGTACGTTACTGCAATTGTCAAAACGAAAAGCAGTACGGAAAATACAACCGTTAATCGGTGTAAAACAAGATCAATCCCACGAGCCTTTTGCTTTCCAAAAAGCTGCTCAGCACCACCGGAGATAGCACCAGATAGACCTGCACTTTTACCAGATTGTAATAAGACAACGACAATAAGTGCAATACAGTTAATGATCAATAATGTAACTAAGAATGCGTGCATCCTAGTCCACCTCCTAATACGAACATACAGTGTCTCTAATGTACCATAAATTGTGTAAATAGACAATAAATTTTGGATTAGAGAGTCGTTATTAAAGTTTGACAACTGTTATCCGAAGTTAGACACCCGTTATCCGAAGTTAGACACCCATTATCCGAAGTTAGACACCCGTTATCCGAAGTTAGACACCCGTTCGTAATATAAGGTTAGCCAGAATTTTCTGGTTGACCTATTTTTATATGGTCTTATGATAACGGTAGTCGGGGTAGAACGTCGCACCCGTGGGAATCA is part of the Bacillus carboniphilus genome and harbors:
- a CDS encoding carboxylesterase, which translates into the protein MKVKPPKPFTFEAGKRAVLLLHGFTGNSADVRMLARFLEKKGYTSHAPQYKGHGVPPEELVDSGPKDWWKDVMQGYDHLKSLGYEEIAVCGLSLGGVFSLKLGYTVPVKGIVPMCAPMYIKSEEVMYQGVLDYAKEYKKLEGKSDDVIEEELKQFKPMSTLKELQELIKDVREHVDLTYAPLFVIQGRHDKMINTDSANIIYNEAESPQKKMKWYEESGHVITFDKEKDQLHEDVYEFLEGLDWNV
- the secG gene encoding preprotein translocase subunit SecG, translated to MHAFLVTLLIINCIALIVVVLLQSGKSAGLSGAISGGAEQLFGKQKARGIDLVLHRLTVVFSVLLFVLTIAVTYFKL